GCTGACCTCCGCGCCCCGGACCTCGGTCGGCTGAGCTATTCCTCTTCGTCGGAGCCGGCGGGGACCTCGCCGCGAAGACCCGCCGGCAGATGGCCCGCAGCCCAGAGCACCTGCTGTGCGAGACCGCGGATCATGGCGGCTTCGCGCTGCTGGAGCTTCGCCCGTGCGAACACCTCGGCCCAGCTCCTGACCATCGGATCGACGGTGTGCGGGTATGCATAGGAGATCGCGAGGAAGGACGCGCGCAGGTGCGACAGCATGGCGTCGACCTCCTCCGCCGTGGCCGGCGGCGACACCGGCGGTCGCTTCGTGCGTCGGGGATGGAGTCGCGGTGCGCCGCCGCCGTGGGCCGTCCACGCCAGCAGTAATTCGTAGCCGCACAGCAGCACCGCCTGCGAGAGGTTGTAGCTCGGATGGTCCGGGTGCGAGGGGATCCAGATCACGTCGCTGCACAGGTCCAGTTCTTCGTTCGTCAGACCGTCACGCTCACGGCCGAAGACCAGTGCCGTGGAGAGCGGTTCCGGATCCGCCGAGCGCACCCAGTCCTCGGCGAAGTCCCGCA
This is a stretch of genomic DNA from Candidatus Krumholzibacteriia bacterium. It encodes these proteins:
- a CDS encoding RNA methyltransferase gives rise to the protein MIQACRVVLVEPMFGGNVGSTARAIKNTGLGPLHLVAPSYRDHEEAQRFGHGAEDVLAAAERHATMLDAVRDTRRVVGFTARQRHRRHSRALRDFAEDWVRSADPEPLSTALVFGRERDGLTNEELDLCSDVIWIPSHPDHPSYNLSQAVLLCGYELLLAWTAHGGGAPRLHPRRTKRPPVSPPATAEEVDAMLSHLRASFLAISYAYPHTVDPMVRSWAEVFARAKLQQREAAMIRGLAQQVLWAAGHLPAGLRGEVPAGSDEEE